The Desulfobacterales bacterium genome window below encodes:
- a CDS encoding glycosyltransferase family 4 protein encodes MHPKTILHITGMGGAKYGGLENYFVQLTRLCNQHRYKTVFQYESLPEVTAYLNDLKDLHAKLLVRPVNTNPLQALFTLVRLLGTVRPEIIHTHFVNRYALLLTPLVARLFGVRKCISSVHLVPCKLWPAAYNRYDRILPVSNLVRDALIQGGVAANRLTTHYLGLFGEHTPSGQKKGRLREQYAIPEQAVVLACIAFDHEVKGVDVLFKALARIVRQDKQKNLHLVVVGIDPEQSQLPGLADELGISRLVHWPGIRDQAWRILNVADIYVQPSRSEGLPFAVMEAMAMKLPVVCTRTGSIEAVVDRVTGIVAEPDDPGSLATAIERLLAMAGQWPQMGEAGYRRFRELFYGPESVKKMMSHYII; translated from the coding sequence ATGCATCCCAAAACCATCCTGCACATAACCGGCATGGGCGGTGCCAAGTACGGCGGCCTGGAGAACTACTTTGTCCAGTTGACCAGGCTCTGCAACCAGCATCGGTACAAGACGGTCTTCCAGTACGAATCATTGCCAGAGGTGACGGCATACCTGAATGACCTGAAAGATCTGCACGCAAAACTACTTGTCCGGCCGGTAAACACAAATCCGCTCCAGGCCCTGTTCACGCTTGTCCGGCTGCTGGGCACAGTCCGGCCGGAAATAATCCACACCCACTTTGTCAACCGGTACGCCCTGCTGCTTACCCCCCTGGTGGCCCGGCTTTTCGGGGTAAGGAAATGTATCAGTTCGGTCCACCTGGTGCCCTGTAAATTATGGCCGGCCGCCTATAACCGGTATGACCGGATCCTGCCGGTCTCCAACCTGGTCCGGGATGCCCTGATCCAGGGAGGCGTTGCCGCCAACAGACTGACCACCCACTACCTGGGTCTTTTCGGGGAACATACGCCTTCCGGGCAAAAAAAAGGCCGGCTGCGGGAACAGTACGCCATCCCGGAGCAGGCCGTGGTCCTGGCCTGCATCGCCTTTGACCACGAGGTAAAGGGGGTTGATGTCCTGTTTAAGGCCCTGGCCCGGATTGTCCGGCAAGACAAGCAGAAAAATCTCCACCTGGTGGTTGTCGGGATAGATCCCGAGCAGTCACAACTGCCCGGGCTGGCGGATGAGCTGGGTATTTCCCGGTTGGTCCACTGGCCCGGGATCCGTGACCAGGCCTGGCGGATACTGAACGTTGCCGACATCTACGTCCAGCCGTCGCGGAGCGAGGGACTGCCGTTTGCGGTCATGGAGGCCATGGCCATGAAACTGCCGGTGGTCTGTACCCGGACCGGCAGCATTGAGGCGGTTGTCGACCGGGTGACCGGAATCGTGGCCGAGCCCGATGACCCCGGCAGCCTGGCAACGGCCATTGAACGGCTGCTGGCCATGGCGGGCCAATGGCCGCAGATGGGTGAGGCGGGATACAGGAGATTCCGGGAACTGTTTTACGGCCCGGAATCAGTAAAAAAGATGATGAGCCACTACATTATCTAA
- a CDS encoding M3 family oligoendopeptidase, with product MGTSINHTLGTSEVIWNLDHLYLGYDDPAIAGDERKAESEAAAINRGFAGRVAGLGPEELLQLVRRLESLETILGRLSTFAFLNFAVATDDQQVSAFLQRVRELASRVGRETVFFELEWNQLDEERVKALLASGNLASYRHYLGAMRRYAPHQLSQVEEKLLLERAPVGRGSWTTLFEKVMGAFKFGEKGRTEEEVLSDLYHAEREVRQQAAAELTAGLNSQLHVLTHVFNTLLADKMINDRLRRYPSWVSSMNLGNELEDCTVEVLIKAVISRYDIVQRYYRVKRELIGLDELKDYDRYAPLPHLPDTKIPWTECRRMVLEAFAGFSPDMAGIAERFFEERWLHAPVGKGKRGGAFAHPCVPEVHPYVLVNYTGTLRDVSTVAHELGHGVHQCLAADRGYYNSDTPLVLAETASVFAELIVFKAQLALLDNIDEKRAFICQKLESVFATVFRQISMNRFEDLVHNGRRDGGELSTEAISRHWLATQRAMFGDSVTMTDDYAVWWSYIPHFLSTPGYVYSYAFGELLVLALYNLYEQEGDSFVPRYLDLLKAGGSRSPYELLKPFGVDPDDPGFWTGGLAIIDRMLTMVE from the coding sequence ATGGGCACATCGATTAACCACACCCTGGGAACCAGTGAAGTCATCTGGAACCTGGACCATCTGTATCTCGGGTATGACGATCCGGCCATTGCCGGGGATGAGCGCAAGGCTGAGTCAGAGGCCGCGGCGATCAACCGCGGGTTTGCCGGCCGGGTGGCCGGGCTCGGTCCGGAGGAGCTTCTGCAGCTGGTCCGGCGGCTGGAGTCCCTGGAGACCATCCTCGGCCGGCTGTCCACCTTTGCCTTTTTAAACTTTGCCGTTGCCACCGATGACCAGCAGGTGAGCGCTTTTCTGCAGCGGGTCCGGGAACTGGCCAGCCGGGTGGGCAGGGAGACGGTCTTTTTTGAGCTGGAATGGAACCAGCTGGATGAGGAGCGGGTCAAGGCCCTGCTCGCCTCCGGGAACCTGGCCTCGTATCGCCATTATCTTGGCGCCATGCGCCGTTATGCCCCGCATCAGCTCTCTCAGGTCGAGGAGAAACTGCTTCTGGAACGGGCCCCGGTGGGGCGCGGTTCCTGGACCACCCTGTTTGAGAAGGTGATGGGAGCCTTCAAGTTCGGCGAAAAGGGCCGTACCGAAGAGGAGGTGCTTTCCGATCTCTATCATGCTGAACGCGAGGTGCGGCAACAGGCGGCCGCGGAACTCACCGCAGGGCTTAACAGCCAGCTCCACGTACTCACCCATGTATTCAACACCCTGCTGGCCGACAAGATGATCAACGACCGGCTGCGCAGGTATCCCTCCTGGGTCAGTTCCATGAATCTGGGCAACGAACTGGAGGATTGCACCGTGGAGGTGCTCATCAAGGCGGTGATCTCGCGTTACGATATCGTCCAGCGCTACTACCGGGTGAAGAGGGAACTTATCGGACTGGATGAACTGAAGGACTATGACCGCTATGCGCCCCTGCCCCATCTGCCTGATACCAAAATTCCCTGGACCGAGTGCCGGCGGATGGTCCTGGAGGCCTTTGCCGGGTTCTCGCCGGACATGGCCGGGATCGCCGAGCGGTTTTTTGAAGAGCGCTGGCTTCACGCGCCGGTGGGCAAAGGCAAGCGGGGAGGCGCCTTTGCCCATCCCTGCGTGCCGGAGGTCCATCCTTACGTGCTGGTCAATTATACCGGCACCCTGCGCGACGTCTCCACCGTGGCCCACGAACTGGGCCATGGGGTGCATCAATGCCTGGCCGCGGATCGCGGTTATTACAACAGCGACACCCCCCTGGTCCTGGCCGAGACCGCCTCGGTCTTTGCCGAGTTGATCGTGTTCAAGGCCCAGCTTGCTTTACTGGACAACATTGATGAGAAGCGGGCCTTTATCTGCCAGAAGCTGGAATCGGTTTTCGCCACCGTATTCCGGCAGATATCCATGAACCGGTTCGAGGACCTGGTGCATAACGGCAGGCGGGATGGGGGGGAGCTGTCCACTGAGGCGATTTCCAGACACTGGCTCGCCACCCAGCGGGCGATGTTCGGCGACTCGGTGACCATGACCGATGATTATGCGGTCTGGTGGTCCTATATCCCCCATTTCCTGAGTACCCCGGGCTATGTCTACTCCTATGCCTTTGGCGAACTGCTGGTGCTCGCCCTTTACAACCTCTACGAGCAGGAAGGAGACTCTTTTGTGCCCAGGTATCTCGACCTGCTCAAGGCCGGCGGCAGCCGGAGCCCCTATGAATTGCTCAAACCGTTCGGAGTTGATCCGGATGATCCCGGGTTCTGGACCGGCGGCCTGGCGATCATCGACCGGATGCTGACCATGGTCGAATAG